The genomic DNA CAGCATGGGAAGCCAATCCTCATCTGCCAGGCCTCCTTCCAGCAGACCCAGGACAGCCCCGTTCAGCACCAGTTCACCATGCCCACTGTGCCGCCTCCGGAGGAGCTGCTGACGCAAGAAGAGCTAATTCAGAAATACCTGCAGTGAGTGAACGGAGAGGACAGGTTCTGCCCTCATTTGCTGTGCTGGGGAATGGTTGGGGAGAGGCAGCGCTTAGCCTGCTAAGCGGACTCAGCCCAGAGGGAGGGGTCCAGCAGCAGCGGAGGAGAGCGACTGTGATTGTCTGGCAATGGGGAGCTCCCTGAGAGCTCTGCCAGAGCACCTGCGTCCTGGGGCGGTGAGCTGACACTACTGCAGCTGATGTGGGGATTCCCCGCCAAAGCAGCTGGGCTGCCCTTGTAGCCCTGACCTCACAGCAGCAGCCCTTGCTGGGAATCTAGCACTCGTGTCATTGTGTTTGTTTTCTAAAGGGATCCCAACTTGGTGGAGAAATACAAGCTGGGACTCAACAAGATTCTGGCCCAGGAGGTGCCAATTGAGATCAAGCCTGTGAACCCACCGGAGATACTCTGTCAGCTGTCTCAGGAGCCCAAGCAGCTGTTCTGGGTTCGAGCACGAGGCTACATTGGTAAGTCCTGTGTCAAGGACTAGGTAACTGCTTCCAGCATGCACCCCCAGGGCATTCCCCATGACCTACTCCAGGCTCCCAGCAAGGTGAGCAGGGAATGGTAGCTAAGAACTCCTGGGGCCTAtgcccagctctaccactgactcaTTCTGTGGCTGAGGGCAAGTTCTAGTCAACACTTGCCAGTGTCCCCCTTTGTAacatgggaataatgatactggaTTTCATCCTAAAGGCCAAGTGCCGCAACGCAATTGGTAACTGCGGCTACCTTGGCAGAGGTCTGAAGCCCTTTGGACACATGTCCAAGATGTAGGTCTAGAGTTTTACAGAGAagcctactcctgggggaattctgcaccactgcgcaggtgcagaatttatgttcccTGCAGATctttgtttccctgcagaaaaatgactttctgatggggaagcaaagggaagccacaagagtggtcatgtgaCTCTCCCCAGCCATATGTTTCAAGTGCCCAGGTAAATCACTGTAGGGCACAGGGTAGGACTAGGGAAGATCCAGCTGGTGGGCTCAGCTCctagtcctggctggggaggacgggacttcctcttcccctacaCAGCAtctggggccaggtcagacccactcccagatttctcccccaggtGCAGGAAGCAGTGGGGGGAGTTTGTAGAGCTTCCTGCACCCCTCGCTTCTCAGctgtagggggtgggatccctgTACAAGGAGGTACTCCCGcatccgcccaacccccatgcatccagacaccCTCATTGCCAGAccctcccactgagccccactccttatgcacctggaccaccctgacgaGCCACACGGATTCCCACCCCACTAAGCCCCAGTCAAtttcacctggatccccactcagagccccacacccccagcacctggacccccCACTGCTCAGCTCTATCACCCCTacatccagcccccctccccccgctgagccctaactaccttcacctggacccccctgcagagtcccagtgCATTCAAAACCCctcaacaagcccctgtgcatccagatcccctctgcATTTAGATCCCGCACTGAGtcacccgcacccagattgccccacagaaccctctcaaccaaCACTTggatcctctcccccccccccccccccccccacttgccttGCTGAGCTTGCCTGGccacacctggcatggaggggcaggcccggtccttgcgctgtgtctgggttgggtgcagcctcaccgctgagtccctgtcctgggggggagctgccagtgaTCTCCTACCTCTCGCTCCCAAGCCAGTGATGGCCCATGGGCAGAAACGTGTGCACAGCCCCACCGCCTCCCTAACCCAGGCTAGGCCGACagttcagggtgcagcagggactcGCCTTTTGCAGCTGCTGGCTCAGTCACCGTGTTCTTCAGCTCAGCGGCCAGGTATAGCGCAGCATCGGAGGGGGGCCTGGCCCACACTCCTCAGGGAGCTGGACCCCAGCAGCTCCACAGCTGTGTCCCCAAGGCCCCCGCTCCGCGAGGAGGAGCATGGCCCGACAGGGCTCCTCTGAACTCTAAGCCTGTGGTTCTGGTTGCCTGGCAGGGGAGTGCGATATGAAGCTGCACTGCTGCGTGGCTGCCTACATCTCCGACTTCGCCTTCCtgggcacagctctgctcccgcACCGGCAGCATCCTGTCAAGTTCGTGGTGTCCCTCGACCACTCCATGTGGTTCCACGCCCCCTTCCGAGCTGACCACTGGATGCTGTACGAGTGTGAGAGCCCCTGGGCCGGTAagtcctccccctgctgcaggtgctggggagctgctgggccaCAGGGTAACGGCTGCTCTCTCTCCTGGGCAGGTGGGTGCCGAGGGCTGGTGCATGGGCGGCTGTGGCGCAGGGATGGAGTCCTGGCTGTCACCTGCGCACAGGAAGGAGTCATCAGGGTGACACAGAGCCCAGCTGAGAGCAAACTGTAGCTGGACAAGTCAGCAGCAGCCACAACCCCACCCTGCTCTGGAGGTGCAGGCCGGGCCCCCGCGCAGAGAGGGGCTTGAGTAGGCTCTGGGAGCCTCAAGGCAGCAGGATCTCAGTGCTGTGGGGAGCCTCGGCACAGCCTGTGACCGTTGGGACCACGCAGTCACACACAAGCCGCGGGAATATCAGCTTTATTGACTGTTAGTTACAGAGTCTCCTGTCAGATGCTGtcctcagcctcccccacctACCCCTAATAAAGCCTCCATGGCCCACCAAGACTCAGCCCCTCCACGGCGTTGATACCTCTGCCTGCAGCCGCACCCTGGGGTGGCCATGACCTATGCCGAAGGGGGCGCCCAGGGGGACTGGAGGAGGGCGGAGACCCAgaggggctggagctcaggctgcagggagtcTCTGCAGCAGCTTTCTTCCCTGgtgcagccagagcccttgcCGCTTCCCTTTCTCGGTTCTCCCGCCCCAGCCGCAGGCCCACGAGGGGCCCCGGGGAGTCCCAGTAGCCTAGCACGGCAAGGcctggcagagggggagggggaggaggagaaagactggGTGTCTTCACTTCTCAGCCAAAGTGCAAGGCACGGGGAGGGGGGCACCCTGGGGaatctctcctcccagcccccactgctgccctgggccAGGCTGGAGAGCTGCCTCcttgcagtggggctggggagggctaATCTGAACCCGCTCTGGGGGGTCTCGGCCCCTTTTCCTACCACGTCTTCAAGTATTGTTAGAAGTTCCCAACGAGAGCCCCAGACTCTGCCTGGAGCCAGCGAATCCCTTTAGTACAGTATCAGGATGGCCTGGCGAGTTCCAGCGGCTCCCTCCCCTAAGGGCTGCGGGGAATCGGCCTGGCAGCAGGGAGGCTGCGTGCCCAGCCCTGGGAGTCGAGCTGTTGCCAAGAGAACAGGTCAGCAGTACAGAGAccagctcccaggacaggcaggtgctgggccagtccaggaccccaccccacccctccaccagCGTCCTGCTCTCCCCGCTGCGCCTTCCAGACACAGCCCGACCTGCAGCTCCCCCTCTAGGCCTAGGCTTGAGACacaccccatccctgctgctcttccagtcccactgcacaatgcagcctCCTTCCTTGAGACCCACGCTGCTCAGtccccacacagccccagtgCTGGGGGTCTGGGCACTCAGTCCAAAGCCTCCTTGATCAAGAACTCCTTCAGGgtgggctgctgctgcagagccagcccCGTTCcttgcagcccctgcagcctggccTCGGACTGGCGCTTGTCTTTCCCCACCTTCCAGGACAGGTGGATGTGGGCCTGAAGGAAGGGCTCCAGCAAGGGGTGGCTGTCCTGGGCCTCCAGGAGCACCAGCGCCCGCTCGCAGTAGCGATGAGCCTCACTCGGCTCATCCAGCTCCTGGTGGCaaaccaccaggccagccagagTGAGGAGGAAGCGGCCCGAGCCGTAGACGCCCAGCTTGTCCTGGAGCCGGTAGGCGTTGCTCCAGGTGGCCAGGGCCTCGCCGTACATGCCGGTGCAGGTGAGGCGCTGCGCTGCCTGCAGGTCGcgcaggaagaagaactccaggAAGTCGGAGGAGCGGCGGATCTCGGCGATGGAGTACAGGTGGGACAGGAACTGCTCAAAGGCCCGGCTCCGCTTGGCAATGGTTTCTGCCGTGAAGTTCCTGCGCAGCCTCTTCCTGGGGAAGGAGACGCCCGCCATGTCGCAGCCAAACCGGTGGCGCAGGCGCCGGTTCAGTTTCTCAAAGTCCGAGTAGCGCCGGGCAATGGCAGCAGGGGCCTTGTCGAACTGGCCGGAGCGGATCAGGTAGATGGTGTAGAgctgtggggagagcagagccgtgAGGGTGCACAGGGTCTGCCCGGGACTCGGCCCGAGGGAGGGGAATGCTGGGGACAGCAGCTCAGCGAACCGATCGCACCTGTGGGCGCAtgctggggaaggggacaggcagcagagaCCCactgcctggggggcagggggaggggggcagaagcagggggaggggggcaggctggggaacAGCATCAATACTTACCTGAGGCTCGTCTGAGCCACCAGCGCCATCGGAGCAGCAcaaggagagacagagacaagaatcagctccagcccccccagtcgccctccctcccccagggcagcACACTCCCAAGGGGCTTGAGACCCCAGCACTTCTCCCTTTGCGGGAGGAGCGGGGAACATCCAGCACCCCGCAGGATTGAGCAGCCTGTACCCCATCAGCCCCTCCAGCgtcccagcctggcccccgggAGACGTCACTCACCACATATTTGGAGGAGCGCTCACTGACCACGCTGGTGCTGGTGACCTCGAAGAGCAGCCGCTGGGGAACGAAGCTGCTGCGCGATCTCCTCCAGAAGTCCTGGAGCTGGCGTGTCAGGAGGTTACTGCCCTGGCGCTCAGCTGGAGCGGGGCTCGGATCTGCACCGGAGACAAGCCAAGCACTCACCGTGCAGGCCGACGCAGGCCAGCCACACTGGTTAAGGGAGGGAGAGAACTCGCCCCCAGGGCCCAGGCTCCCGTCCTGCAGAGAGAGGCCTGGGGCGTGCGGGGCTCCCTGTTTGGTGCAGGCGCGTGCAGTCCATTGGCCCTGGCCCCTCGTGCCAACCCACGTCACATACGTGTCACAttggtgctttctcccatgctgccctcaCCCTTCAGAgcagcccctcccttcctccttcccaggtGCATTGCTGTGAGGCCCACAACCAACCTGAGCCCACTGCCCATCATGCTGGCCTGGATTGTCTCACTggttccttgtgctcccccgCCGGCTGCTGTCTCCTCTTGCACTCAGACTGGAAGCTCCTTGGGGCTGCCTGTGccctgggtttgtacagcacctagcaccagggGGCCGTGGCTGGGCCTCACAAGCACCACTGGAATAAAAgagcctccatccccaccccagaccctAGTAAACGGGACCCGGCACCTGCCTCCATTCTCCATGGCTCCAGGGTTCTTGGGCAGCCCCAGCTCACCCAGATCCCCCAGCTCCTGGCTAGCGGCCTCCTcattctctgcctcctcctcctcctcgttaCTGGTGAAGCTCAGGGTGCCGCTGAGCCGCGTGGACAGCCCGTCAGTGTCATCCTCCAGTTCGGAGCTCTCTGGGAATTCCTCCACCTCTGAGCCGCCTCCGCCCTGTCCCTCCAGGTCGCCCTCTCCAGCCAGGGCGTGCCGCAGGCGGTGCATGAAGCGGAAGGCCATCGGGCTCAGctcagcagctgcaggaggagaggctggtcagGAAGGGGGGCAATGAGCCTGGCTTTGCCCAGCGAGCAGGCGCTGCGTGGGAGCAGGTGCTTGCACCCAGAGgcgggcagggagaagggaaatgGCGCTTTAGATGCGGAGACCAGGGTGAGCAGTCAGAACTGGGGGCACCTGCCACAGTCCAGGGAGACCCCAGAGGAGGGGGCACAGGCtgagcgatgggggggggggtagggccaGGGTTCCGGAGGGGGACGGGGCAGTCAGGAGCTTCCCACTCAGCCGCTCCAAGGGCTTTGTGGTTTTCGCTACAAACTTGCAGGGAAACGAGGCCCCAGGACACAGACACTCCCTCCGGCACcgagcctgcccccagccccagcggggTCGCTGCCCCCTCTGCTTGCCTGGCACCCGCCAGGAGCTGCCAGGCTGCGGGGGCAGCGAGCTCAGTGCCCCATGGAGGGAGCGGGGGccaatggggagggggcagg from Malaclemys terrapin pileata isolate rMalTer1 chromosome 12, rMalTer1.hap1, whole genome shotgun sequence includes the following:
- the ACOT8 gene encoding acyl-coenzyme A thioesterase 8; the protein is MAASTSAGGLRVPAAGAGAESPGSGDLPEGEQPAPPGDLRSVLVTSVLSLEPLDLDLFRGRHYWVPVTRRLFGGQIVGQALVAAAKAVSEDVHAHSLHCYFVRAGDPTVPVLYQVERTRTGKSFSVRSVKAIQHGKPILICQASFQQTQDSPVQHQFTMPTVPPPEELLTQEELIQKYLQDPNLVEKYKLGLNKILAQEVPIEIKPVNPPEILCQLSQEPKQLFWVRARGYIGECDMKLHCCVAAYISDFAFLGTALLPHRQHPVKFVVSLDHSMWFHAPFRADHWMLYECESPWAGGCRGLVHGRLWRRDGVLAVTCAQEGVIRVTQSPAESKL
- the SNX21 gene encoding LOW QUALITY PROTEIN: sorting nexin-21 (The sequence of the model RefSeq protein was modified relative to this genomic sequence to represent the inferred CDS: deleted 1 base in 1 codon), translated to MWGLTPDWAPEADLDEAPRTEGARSGSASPGWAGSGFPGGGGAAQGGSKEEPRPSGHRSLDRGPAAELSPMAFRFMHRLRHALAGEGDLEGQGGGGSEVEEFPESSELEDDTDGLSTRLSGTLSFTSNEEEEEAENEEAASQELGDLGELGLPKNPGAMENGDPSPAPAERQGSNLLTRQLQDFWRRSRSSFVPQRLLFEVTSTSVVSERSSKYVLYTIYLIRSGQFDKAPAAIARRYSDFEKLNRRLRHRFGCDMAGVSFPRKRLRRNFTAETIAKRSRAFEQFLSHLYSIAEIRRSSDFLEFFFLRDLQAAQRLTCTGMYGEALATWSNAYRLQDKLGVYGSGRFLLTLAGLVVCHQELDEPSEAHRYCERALVLLEAQDSHPLLEPFLQAHIHLSWKVGKDKRQSEARLQGLQGTGLALQQQPTLKEFLIKEALD